CCTTCCCCTGGCGCTCGTCGAGCTCGCGCTCCAACTCCGCGAGCTCCCGTTGCTTGCGTTCGATGCGCTCGATCACGGACTCGAGGGCCTCGCGTTTGTCCTCGAGTTCCGCGGCCTTCAGGTAGCCCTCGTACTCCTCCATCTCGCGACGGAGTCTGCGGTACCGGAGCGCCTCGCGCCGTTCGTCCGCGAGCTGGTCGAGGCGGTCGCGCTTGTCGTCGATGCGGATTTCCGCCTCCTCGATGCGCTCCCGGACCGTCTCCAACTCCTCTAGGGCGTCCTCCTTCTTCGCGTCGAACTCCGCGACGCCCGCGATCTCGTCGATGATCTCGCGGCGCGCGAACGGCGTCATGTTGATGATCTCCGTCACGTCGCCCTGCATGACGACGTTGTAGCCCTCCGGCGCGACGCCGGCCTGGGCAAGCAAGTCCTGGATGTCGGAGAGGTTCACGGAGCGGCCGTTCAGGTAGTAGTACGAGTAGTAGTTGTCCTCGGTCTGCTTGACGCGACGCTTCACGGAGATCTCGTCGACGTCGCCGACGTCGTCGGTGCCGGCGGCGTTCTCGACCTGCGAGCGCGACAGGCGGTCCTCGTCGTTCGCGAGCACGACCTCGACGATCGCCTCCTTCGGCCCGCCGGCCTCGTCGCCGTCGGCGTGCCCGGGGTTGTAGATGAGGTCAGTGAGTTTCTCCGCGCGAATCCCTCGCGTCCGCGCGAGGCCGAGCGCGAACAGGACGGCGTCGATGATGTTCGACTTGCCACTCCCGTTCGGGCCGGTGACGACTGTGAAGTCCTCGTAGAAGGGAATCCGGGTCTTGCGCCCGAAGCTCTTGAAGTTCTCGAGGACGAGTTCCTTGATGTGCATCGTGTGTGCGATTCCGGCAGGGAGTCCGGCGTCAGGCGACGATGATGTCGTCTCCGAGGTCGGAGTCCTCCGAGTCGTCGGCCGCTTCGCTCTCCCCGCTTTTGTCTCCTTCGACTACGTCCTGGGTCGCTTCCTTCGTCGCTTCGGCGACGTCGTCCTGCCCGGCTTCGGGCGTGACGATCTCGGTGTCGGTCGCCTCGCTCTCGGGGATGTCGCCGCGCGCGGTGGTCTGTGCGCTGCTCTCGCCCTGGGCGAGTTCGACGTTGGGGTCGGCGTCCTCGACCGCCGTCTGCGGGTCGGCGTCCAGTTCCGCTTCGAGGATGCGGACGCGCTCTTTCGTCTCGACTAACTCTTCGGTCAGTCCACGGACGGTGGATTCGAGTTCCGCGACGGTGGCCTCGAGTTCCTCGACACGATTCGTAGGCATGTTCAGTACGCGCGGGCGGAGTCTCTTAATGGTACGCAAGACACGTGTAAGGAATCTGCGACTAGTCGGCGACTGGTCGCCTCCCGGACGCTGGCTAGCGCTCCCGACCGGGTGCGACGCACGATACCACGCCACGCGACCCCGCGTTTAAATATCGCCCGGCCGCTCACGGCCTGTGCTGGCAGACCGACGCAGACCACGGTGAAGCCGTCGATTGCTGAAAGCGAATTTTGACCGTGGGGCACCCTTAGGCCCACGTCCGTCGTAGCACAGCGTGCATGCAACGCAAAGCACTCGCCGCCGTCGCCGTCGCCACACTGCTCGTGGTCGCGTCCGTCGGCGTCGTCGCAATCGGAACCGGCAACGACGCCTCCCAGGAGGCCCAGAACGCCCAGCAAGACTCGGAGACCATCTCGGTGTCGGCCACCGGGTCGGCCGGCGCCAGCCCCGACGAGGGCGTCGTTCGCGTCAGCGTCCGCGCCGAAGCGAACGACTCCGAGAGCGTCCGGTCGTCGCTCGCCGACGACGCCGCAGCGCTCCGGAGCGCCCTCGACGAACTCGGCGTCTCCTACGAGACCACTCGGTACTCGATCGAGAGCGTTCATCCCCGCGAGCGCGAACGCCAACCCGACGCCCCCGAGTACCGTGGCGTACACGCGTTCGAAGTGACCGTCGACGACCCCGACCGCGTCGGCGCCGTCATCGACGCCGCCGCGAACGCCAGCGCTGAGATCGACGGCGTCCAGCTCACGCTCTCGGACGAACGCCGCGAGGAACTCCGGAACGCCGCCATCGAGGACGCCATGGGCGACGCCTCCACGCAAGCGACGACGATCGCCGCCAGCGCGAACCTCACCGTCACCGGCGTCGCGAGCGTCGACGCCACCCAGGGCAACTATCAGCCCGTCGCGTACCAGACCGAAGCCGCAGCAGGCGGGGACGCCGCGCAGGATACCGTCATCGACAGCGGCGAGGTCACCGTCACGTACGACGTTCGCGTGACGTACAACGCGACCAGCTGATCGGCCACGCCGATTCGAAGCGACCCGCTGGTACCGGCGCGCGTTCGCGCGCTCAGAAGAGGCCGGTGGCCGCGATCTCGTCGCGGTAACACTGGAGGTACGTCTCGAGGACGGCGTCGTGGTCGTACGCGTCGAACGCCGGGTCGTAGTCGAGTCGCTCGAGCGACGCGGCGTCGCGGATGGCGGCGGCGAGCTCCTGTTCGCTCGTCGTCCGGAACCCGCGGTCGCGGTTCCCGCCCGGTTCGAGGTAGTGCTCGACGAGCTCGTGCGCGCTCGACCCGGCGTGGTACTCGACGATGCCGACGCAGCCGGAGGCGAGCGCCCACAGGAGTTCTTCGGCGAACAGGCACTCGTCGGCGGTCTGCGCGAACACGTGCGCGCCCCGGTAGACGGCGACGCGTTGGTCGCGCGAGCACTCGCCGAGCCACGTGATGCGGTCGTCGATCCGGAGGTCTCGCGCCTGCCGCTCGTAGCTCTCTCGTTCGGGGCCGTCGCCGATCACCGCGGCCGTCCAGTCGGTCTGCCGGAGCTCCGCGAGCGCGAGCAGGAGCGACTCGAGGTTGGCGTCCTCGTCGAGTGTGCGCGCGTACACGACGTCCGCGACCTGTCGCGGCTCCGTTCCGCGGATCGCGTCCACGTCGACGCTGTTCGGGACGACCTCGACCGCGTCGCTCCCGAGGTCGACGTGCTCGCGGACCGCCGTCTCGACGAGTTCGGAGGGGACGAGGACGCGATCGGAGCGCGCGAGCGCCTTCCGCTCGGTTCGCCCGTACCGCTCGACGTCGCCGTACCACTCCGTCACGAGGGGTGCGCGCGCCAGTCGCGCCCCCTTCTTCGCTGCCGGCACCTGGCTCGCTGGCGTCCCGGCCGCATGAACGACGTCCGGGCGCTCGCGAGGCACGCGCGTCGGCAGCGCCCACCGGAACGACCGCTTCGCGTCGACGTCGCCGACCACTGCCCGGTACGTGACGTCGTTCTCCACCCACGAGCCGTCCTGGCTCGTCCACCACTTCGCGCACAGGACGACGACGTCGTGCCCACGCCCAGCGAGCCGCTCCGCGAGCCCCCGCACCCGCAGCGTCTCCGGCGACGTGCGGTGAAAAGCCGTCTCCAACGCGACGAACACGACGCGCATACACACTCCCGACAGAGGACAGCTATTAAACACCACCTTTTTTCGGCGTCGGGTGGCCCTTCGAGCCACCACTCCTCGAAAAAACGTGGGCGAAAAAGGCCGAGCGCTCCCTTCGGTCGCGCTCGGTGAGTGCGCTGGACGACACCGCAACCGCATCCGCCAGCGCGACCGCATCTACCACCGCGACTGCACTGCGACCACAACGCACCGCAACAGTATCGCACCGCGACAGGACTGTACCGTGCCTCACCCTCCCCAGCCGACTCCCGAGGCGGCTCCCTTCGGCTCGCGGCCGTTGGCCGCTCGCCATCGAGGCGACTGCGTCGCCTCGCTTCGGTCGCCGCCGCGCTCGCCCCTCGCACGCGGTCGTCGCCGCGCCGCCGCGAGGCGGGGCGGCGACGGCCCGCGCGCCAGCCGGCACTCGAACGCTCGACTCGACCAACCAGCCGGGCCGCGAGCAGCGCGCGCAGAACTGCGCGCGCTGCGAGCAGG
Above is a genomic segment from Halorubellus sp. JP-L1 containing:
- a CDS encoding SIMPL domain-containing protein, with product MQRKALAAVAVATLLVVASVGVVAIGTGNDASQEAQNAQQDSETISVSATGSAGASPDEGVVRVSVRAEANDSESVRSSLADDAAALRSALDELGVSYETTRYSIESVHPRERERQPDAPEYRGVHAFEVTVDDPDRVGAVIDAAANASAEIDGVQLTLSDERREELRNAAIEDAMGDASTQATTIAASANLTVTGVASVDATQGNYQPVAYQTEAAAGGDAAQDTVIDSGEVTVTYDVRVTYNATS
- a CDS encoding glycosyltransferase, which translates into the protein MRVVFVALETAFHRTSPETLRVRGLAERLAGRGHDVVVLCAKWWTSQDGSWVENDVTYRAVVGDVDAKRSFRWALPTRVPRERPDVVHAAGTPASQVPAAKKGARLARAPLVTEWYGDVERYGRTERKALARSDRVLVPSELVETAVREHVDLGSDAVEVVPNSVDVDAIRGTEPRQVADVVYARTLDEDANLESLLLALAELRQTDWTAAVIGDGPERESYERQARDLRIDDRITWLGECSRDQRVAVYRGAHVFAQTADECLFAEELLWALASGCVGIVEYHAGSSAHELVEHYLEPGGNRDRGFRTTSEQELAAAIRDAASLERLDYDPAFDAYDHDAVLETYLQCYRDEIAATGLF